The genomic segment ATTGTATGCCGCCCTCAAGTAAAGTACCCCCGTAAAGCAGAACCAGCATAAACCACACCCACCGGCATCTGGAGACATTTGTGTTTGTGAATCATAAATACGTAGGCCTAGTGTGTGAACGGTCTGTGTGTGGTCTTTCTGACAGGAGGTGTCCAGCTCACAGGAGGTGACAGTGAGGAGCAGTGTCAGGGAGGTCATTCCCACCACTCAGCAAGTGGCCTACTTCCATGGCCAGGAGGTAATATACACTTAAACATTATTACAATGCATTACTTACCTGGTATTTACCAATGAATTCAGATCATTACTCAGCTTTTCTCTcatatacagctgaagtcagaagtttatatacacttaggttggagtcattaaaactcatatttcaaccactccacaaatttcttgttaacaaactatagttttggcaagtcggttaggacatctactttgtgcacgacacaagtaattgttccaacaattgtttacagacagattatttcacttataattcactgtagcacaattccagtgggtcagaagtttacatacactaagttggccttgcctttaaacagcttggaaaattcccgaaaaggatgtcatggctttagaagcttctgataagctaactgacatcatttgagtcaattggaggtgtacctgtggatgtatttcaaggcctatcttcaaactcagtgcatctttgcttgacatcattggaaaatcaaaagaaatcagccaagacctcagaaaaaaatttgtagacctccacaagtctggttcatccttgggagcaatttccaaatgcctgaaggtaccacgttcatctgtacaaacaatagtacgcaagtataaacaccatgggaccacgcagctgtcataccactcaggaaggagacacgttctgtctcctagagatgaacatactttggtgcaaaaagtgcaaatcaatcccagaacaacagcaaatgaccttgtgaagatgctggaggaaacaggtacaaaagtatctatatccacagtaaaacaagtccaatattgacataacctgaaaagccgctcagcaaggaagaagccactgctccgaaactgccataaaatagccagactacggtttgcaactgcacatggggacaaagatcatactttttggagaaatgtcctctggtctgatgaaataaaaatataaatgttcggccataatgaccatcgttatgtttggaggaaaaagggggaggcttgcaagccgaagaacaccatcccaaccgtgaagcatgggggtggcagcatcatgttgtgggggtgctttgctgcaggagggactggtgcacttcacaaaatagatggcatcatgatgaggaaaatgatgtggatatattgaagcaacatctcaagacatcggtcaggaagttaaagcttggtcacaaattggtcttccaaatggacaatgaccacaagcatgcttccaaagttgtggcaaaatggcttaaggacaactaagtcaaggtattggagtggccatcacaaagccctgacctcaatcccatagaaaatctgtggacagaactgaaaaagcatgtgcaagcaaggaggcctacaaacctgactcagttgcaccagctttgtcaggagtaatgggccaaaattcacccaacttattgtgggaaagcttgtggaaggctacccaaaatgtttgacccaagttaaacaatttaaaggcaatgctaccaaatactaattgagtgtatgtaaacttctgacccactgggaatgtgatgaaagaaataaaagctgaaataaatcattctctctactattattctgacatttcacattcttaaaataaagtggtgatcctaactgacctaaaacagggattttttactagaattaaatgtcagaaattgtgaaaaactgagtttaaatgtatttggctaaggtgtatgtaaacttccgacttcaactgtaaatatatatatatatattttaattagtCTTTATATTCACTTGGACCCTTAACCCTGCAACTGTGCAGTCTCAAACTAAACCTATTTCTCACAAACACATATTGAGCCCATCATGAAGCCTGCTAGACCGTTTCCCATCATTTCAGCCCACATCTACTCAATAAGTCTAATTGTTTAAACTCAATATGTTAGCTGCCCCTGCAACTACCCGCAACATCTATAATTAAGTGTATGTCAATAattttaacactttttgtttCTCATATCACTTTATTTGTTTACCAAAGTTTTCCTACatagtaaagtaaaaaaaaaaaatgcaggaCTAAATTAACCGTACGTGGTAAGACAAATGCTGTTTTCATTGCGAATGAACATTCCACTTACACACCCTTTCTGATGTCTGTGTGTGAAGGAAATCAATTTGAAGAATTGCCTATTGTGCTCACCGCTTGCCTCCATCTCATTACAGGTGACTCATGATCAAAGAGTTCAACAAAGCAACGTGGCCTCCAGTTATGAAAACCATTATGATGAAACGGGTAGATTATAATACCATTCATATTTAAATTTGTGGCTTTTTTGATCACACCCTAGAGTGTACGCTGTATAGTAATGACTGTTGAAAAGCTGGAGATTATTCTCCAAGCCTAAATTACAGAGGAGGTGTGGAATTGAATTGTATTGCAGATGCTTTTCTATTAGAAATTCAGTGCATGGCCGCAAATTAAATCAAGGCATAGGAAGGTAAAAAATATTGCTATTGGGAATAGGGTAATCAATGCCACTTTCGGAATTGAAAATGGTAGGTTTTAAAGACACAATTTTACTTTCCTCCAAACCAACTGGGCTTCAAACTGAGAATCATTTAATGAGACAACTGCTTCCTGTTTCTATTTCAGTTAGGGTCATTGGAGGAGAGGACTTACCAAAGGTCTCCACTCAGGCTTTGAAGCAGCAGTATGAGAAGACAATCGAACAGGCCACGCCGGGCAAGCAAATTAAGGTAATGATGCAGTCTGTTTATCTACATGGCCATTATAGTGTCTGTGTTTAGACGATgccatgatatcaacatcaaaGCAGGGGAATTCACTTTGAGGGTAGTGTGTACTGAGTAAACTGGATGACGTGAGAATTTTGTGTAAAAACAAACGTATTCAGAGATGTCATTATCTGCTTAAATCTACTCTACGCTTTTTTCTGCTATACTGTCCTCTTTTCCATTTCTCTCACTTCATATTCTGACTACAACTATCACTGTCCTTCTTTCCATCAATCATTAAACCATAGATTGATCTGGATTACAACCAGTTTCAATGGGCACCGATAAACCAGTCCTCCTCAGCAGCAGCTAGCTATGAAAGTTCCTCCATTGTGAAACAGTCATCCAGAGCTTCAGCAGCAACGAGCTATGAAACCTCATCCACTATGAGGACAGGGGCTGTCTCCTCATCTACCGCTGCCTCAGCCTCATCCACTATGAGGACAGGGGCTGTCTCCTCATCTACCGCTGCTTCAGCCTCATCCACTATGAGGACAGGGGCTGCCTCCTCATCTACCGCTGCCTCAGCCTCATCCACTATGAGGACAGGGGCTGTCTCTTCCTCTACCGCTGCCTCAGCCTCATCCATGGATTATGAGACCATGGAGCACTTCCCTCCTCCACCCACTGAACTAATGCCCCAGGAGGTCCCCGAGTGCTGTGACTCTCTCCCGCCTCAGGACCAGGGTGGCCAACAGAGATACATCTTCAACAAGGAGCAGTACTCCAAGCAGAGGAACCTCAATGAGCTGAAGCGCCTGTACAAGCACATACACCCAGAGGTTCGGAGGACCATGGAGAAGGACTACTTCACTGACGTCACTGAGATCGAGCAGGCACAGCTGGATAGTGAAGATGAGATGACCGGGGAAGTCCAGCAGGCTTGCTATGCGTTTGAGAACAGTGGTGGTGATGAATGTATGAGCCCTGAGGGAGATTACCTGGAGTGGGACGAGATCCTTAAAGGGGAGGTGCAGTCCATGCGCTGGATGTTTGAGAATAAGCCGCTGGATACCATTAAAGATGACACCCCAGATGAGGATGATGAAGTGAAGAACATTGCTCAGCAGGAAATCATTGCAGGAAGTGATGTCAAATACACAGCCTGGATGTTTGAGACCCAGCCCATGGATGCGCTGCGTGCAGACACCCCAGACTCCACCGTACAGACAGGGCAATTGACCGAGCTGGCGAGAGGAGACGTACGAACAGCCACCTATCTTTTCGAGACCCAGCCACTGGATTGTCTGAATAAAATCTACCAGGAGGATGAGCAAGCCTTGGAGGTTGTCTTCACTAAAGATATTACAGGAGGGGATGTGAAAACAGCCAGGTATCTGTTTGAAACTCAACATTTGGATTCCCTCAGCCACACAGAGACCATTGAGGAGAGCCACTTCTTGAAACTGAAGTCAGAGCTTGAGGAGATCAAAGGGGAAGTGAAGACAACCACACGGATGTTTGAGACCCAGCCCATGTGTGTCATCAGGGGCAACTCTGGAAATATACTGGAGATCACCGCCATCCgcagggaggagatggagaaaggAGATGTGAAGACCTCCCGCTGGCTCTTTGAGACCCAGCCTCTGGACATGATCAACAAAGACCCTGCCAAGGTGAAGCTGATCTGTGGAGTCTCCATGGAGGACAACTCGCAGGGAGACGTGAACCGAGGGAGGTGGCTGTTCGAGACAAAGACACTGGACTCCATTAAAGATGAGGAATGGCAAAGCATCAGGCAGAAGGAGGAGATTATTGGAGCTGATGTGCGGAAGCACTGCCTGGTTTTCGAGACACAGCAGATGGATACTCTGAAAGACAACGCCAATGCCAGACATTTACCCTCAGAGGCAATTGTAGGAGGTGATGTGCGATCAGCAAAACATCTGTTTGAGACAGTGCCAATGGAGAACCTGAAGGATCTGGCGGAAGTAGGGAAACTTCAGAAGATGGTTGCGTCCGAGGAGGAGAAGGGCGATGTTAGACATCAGAAGTGGGTTTTTGAAAGTCAACCACTTGAGAACATaagggaggagaagaaggaaaTGACACGCTCTATAAACCTTGAAGAACTTGATAAGGGCGACGTCACAAATCATAAGGAAAGATTTGAAACCTTGGATTTAAGCAGATGTGAGGGGGCACAGAGAATTCAAGTTGAAGGTGTTACCAGTGGGTCTGTGAAATCAAACAAAGTTCTTTTTGAATCCACCCCGATGTATGCCATGCAAGACAGCGAGGGACACTACCACGAGGTGAAAACCGTGCGACGTGAGGAGATAGTAAAAGGAGATGTTAGAAGCTGCAGGTGGATGTTTGAAACACGTCCTATCGATGAGTTTGATGAAAGTAGCAATAAATTCCAGATTATAAAAGGTATATCAAAGGAGGAGATTGAATCGGGCGATGTCAAGACAGCCAAGTGGTTATTCGAAACTCAACCCCTCGATGGTATTAAACATTTCAGCAACACTGAAGAAGATGAAACTAAGACAAAGGAGAGTGTTGAAATTGAGAAAGGTGACGTGAAAACCTGCAGGTGGCTGTTCGAGACTCAACCAATGGATAATCTGTATGAGAAAGCAGATAAGGTGAGGAATGAGACTGAGGTTGAGGAGGTCAACAAAGGGGACGTCAAAACATGCACATGGCTCTTTGAGACTCAGAACCTCGATAATATCTGTGACCATTCAGAGTCTGAATCGGAGACTGTTCTCAAAACCTGCACTGTCAAACAAGAGGACGTCCAAGGCAAAGATGTGCATCACGCTCGCTTCCTCTTTGAGACAGAGAACCTGGAGAACCTCACAGGGGAGGAGAGTGGTGCCTTCAGGAGGGTGACTAAGATTGATGTCCAGTCTGGAGATGTGTCTAGGATGAAGTTTCTCTTTCAGAATCGGTCTTCCGACATCATGACCTCAACCTCATCTGAAACAATGCAGAAGCTGAAGACCCTTACGGCGGAGGAAATTCAGAAAGGAAATGTAGTGAACAACATGTGGCTTTTTGAAAACCAACCTATAGACACTATCCGAGAGGATACAGAGGAAGCCAAGGATACTCGCACCGTAACCGATGTGCAGGGAGGAAACGTTGGTCAAGGACGCTTCATTTTTGAGACTTACTCTCTCGATAAAATCCAGGAGGAGTCCACCGAGACTGAGATTTCAAAACTCCAGAGCATCATCAGGGACGATATAGAGAAAGGGGATGTAAAAAGCTACACCATGATGTTTGAAAATCAGCCACTGTATGCAATCTGTGACAAAGAGGGCCACTACCATGAAGTAACCACTATGACAAAGGAAGAAATCATGAGAGGAGATGTGGTGGGGGCCCGGTGGTTATTTGAGACAAAACCTCTGGATTCAATAAGGGACACAGACGACGTCTATGTCATCAAATCTGTCACTGAGGAGGACGTCCAGAAAGGTGATgtcagcacagccaggtggaggTTCGAAACACAACCTCTTGATGAAATCGCTGAGGACATGAAAGTGTTGACTAAAACAGTTGAAGATATCCAGGGTGGTGACGTGAAGACAAACAAACACCTTTTTGAGACAGATGAAATGTCCCAGAAGTATGTTAGAACTGTTAGCGTGAGTGAGATCCAAAAAGGGGACGTCAGGACTGCCTCATGGATGTTTGAAACGCATAGCATCGATAAGATCCATGGCGAGGGCTCAGAATATGATGAAATGGAGACAGTGAcaaaagaagaagtgatgaaaGGAGATGTCAAGCAGTCTGTGTGGCTCTTTGAAAAACAGCCGCTTGACAGCATTAAAGAGTCAGACGGAACAGAGACTGTTGTCACCCGGGAGGAGATCCCACAAGCAGATGTAAAGTCAACAACATGGCTTTTTGAAACCACTCCTTTAACCAAATTTAATGAGAACAGTGTAGAAAGAACTGAAATAATGGGGAAGAGCATCAAAGAGACCCTTGAAGAGCTGTATTGTCAGAAAATGGTTGACTCACAAGGGATTCTCATTGAGACGGATGAGATAGGAGATGTCAGAATGGCAAAATACAGACTCATGAACCAAGATGCTCCAGAAATCCAGAAGGAGGAGGTGATCAGAGGGGATCTGAACAACATCATGATGAACCTCCTAAACAGACGAGAAATGACAGAGAAAGGGATAGTCATAGACCAGGAAGAGAGAGGCAACATCAACACAACAGTAAAACAGCTATTCAACCAAGAAAAGGGATTCAATGTTGAGAAGGAGGAAATCCTCAGAGGCGACATTCAAGAGGCCATCAACAACCTACTGAAGGAGGAGGGCTCCTCAAAACGTGGAATTCTGATTCAAGAAGATGAAAAGGGAGATGTGCGAATGACTATATACTCCCTCCTCAATAAGGAAGACGGTGCTGGCATTGAGAAGGAGGATATCATCAAAGGCAATGTCAGTAGGACCCTTCACAGACTCTTGTCCAACCCAGGGTCAGAGGAATCTAAAAGGATAAGGGTGGAAGACACGGAGAGGGGTAACGTTAGCTTTTACTCCACCTGTATTGAATCTGGGGCTCTGGATTACCTCAGACAACTCCAGTTTGAACCTAATGAGGAACAAGAACAGGCGCAGAAGGAACGTATCATTGGCGGCGACATTATGGAAACCAAAATGACACTATGGAAGAATCAACAGCAGATTGAACGCACAGTAGCTGACGACGATATCGTCCCTGGTGATGTCAACAACACTGTGAAGGTGTTCATGATGGAACCTGCTCTCTTGCTGGAAAACCTGCAGAAAGAGGAAATTGTCAAGGGAGACCTGAGGGCGGCCCTGGACTCACTGACCAAAACTATTAGCAAGAGAGTCGTGATAGAGAAAGAGGAAGTGGTGAAAGGGGACCTGCACACCACTCTGAGGTCTTTGGAGGATGCTCAAAACCAAGCCAAGGAAATGGAAAAGCCAGAAATTGTCAGAGGTGATATCCGAGGAGCCCTCCAATCATTAGAGAAATCGGCGACCACCAAGACTGAGGTAACTGTTGAGGATTTAGTGCCCGGCGATATCAAAGGCACCTTGAAATCACTAGAAGAGGCTAAGCAGGCAGTGAAAGAGATGGAAAAGGAGGAGATTGTAAAGGGAGACATTCATACTGCGCTGAAGGGTTTGCATGAGGCCTCGAGTGAGAAAAAGCTTTACCAGCACCAAGTGAGTGAACAGGGGGACGTGAGAGGCACAATACAGCTGTTACTAGAACCATCCACATCCCCACGAATGCAACGCAGGGGAAGCACTGAGGGAGATGTGAAGACCTCCATAAAATGCCTCTACGAAGGGCAGGGGCAGGACCAGGATGAGGAGCAATCACagatggagaaggaggaggtcATAAAGGGAGACGTTAAAGGAGCGATAAAGAATCTGATGCAGAGAAAAGAATATTCCAATCGGAAAGTACGAAAGTATCCTCCCAGAAAAGCTCCCAGAGCTCATGTGAAAAATCCATTACCCACACAGCAAGTGGTGGACCATGAATACTCAGATGTGGCTAAGAATGAGAACGTCACAGTCAATCTAGCCCCTGCTGTGAAAAACCTGTCTCAGAGTCAGAGCAGTAAATTACAGGACACCACACAAAAGCACACTGAGATGTACACCGAGAACAAATCAGTGAAGAGCAGCAAGACCCTCACCCAAGAGGAACACTCTATGACAACACAGGTCCAAACAGTAAATATTATGGAGGCCTCACAGCAGGAACATGGAAAAGAACAGACTCAAGTTAAAGAACAGACACATGTTAAACAACAGAGTgtgaaactgaaattgcaaccccCTCCTAAGCACATGATCATAAAGAAGAAAAACCTGACCAATCAGATGACTGATAATACATCAATGAATCAGATGACAGAGATTAAAGCAGCCAATCAGATGACTCTGAATCAATCAGCCAATCAGATGACTTTGAATCAATCAGCCAATCAGATGACTGTGAATAAATCAGCCAATCAGATGACTGTGAATAAATCAGTCaatcacatgactgagaataaaGCAGCCAATCAGATGATTGTGAATAAATCAGCCAA from the Salmo salar chromosome ssa17, Ssal_v3.1, whole genome shotgun sequence genome contains:
- the LOC106575303 gene encoding LOW QUALITY PROTEIN: xin actin-binding repeat-containing protein 2-like (The sequence of the model RefSeq protein was modified relative to this genomic sequence to represent the inferred CDS: deleted 2 bases in 2 codons); translated protein: MEIQSGNGVELEVVSGESLATSGSVSSSPYLSGPQADGTDDQVLREDLQAAKTIERFDIPLSNLKRMFEKPPGAANTEVRAVQSSPSRRAPASSYQLDQKRDPSPGEKMASTHDPSLSAGGTRPGRPEEREGVVSQRKGDGGAPTSEEAESVSLKERMAMYQAAVSKKEASSSSATVMEESEACSLPGGLASVKKQFESQEYASSSQSQTSITQVHLEKRSVQEVSSSQEVTVRSSVREVIPTTQQVAYFHGQEVTHDQRVQQSNVASSYENHYDETVRVIGGEDLPKVSTQALKQQYEKTIEQATPGKQIKIDLDYNQFQWAPINQSSSAAASYESSSIVKQSSRASAATSYETSSTMRTGAVSSSTAASASSTMRTGAVSSSTAASASSTMRTGAASSSTAASASSTMRTGAVSSSTAASASSMDYETMEHFPPPPTELMPQEVPECCDSLPPQDQGGQQRYIFNKEQYSKQRNLNELKRLYKHIHPEVRRTMEKDYFTDVTEIEQAQLDSEDEMTGEVQQACYAFENSGGDECMSPEGDYLEWDEILKGEVQSMRWMFENKPLDTIKDDTPDEDDEVKNIAQQEIIAGSDVKYTAWMFETQPMDALRADTPDSTVQTGQLTELARGDVRTATYLFETQPLDCLNKIYQEDEQALEVVFTKDITGGDVKTARYLFETQHLDSLSHTETIEESHFLKLKSELEEIKGEVKTTTRMFETQPMCVIRGNSGNILEITAIRREEMEKGDVKTSRWLFETQPLDMINKDPAKVKLICGVSMEDNSQGDVNRGRWLFETKTLDSIKDEEWQSIRQKEEIIGADVRKHCLVFETQQMDTLKDNANARHLPSEAIVGGDVRSAKHLFETVPMENLKDLAEVGKLQKMVASEEEKGDVRHQKWVFESQPLENIREEKKEMTRSINLEELDKGDVTNHKERFETLDLSRCEGAQRIQVEGVTSGSVKSNKVLFESTPMYAMQDSEGHYHEVKTVRREEIVKGDVRSCRWMFETRPIDEFDESSNKFQIIKGISKEEIESGDVKTAKWLFETQPLDGIKHFSNTEEDETKTKESVEIEKGDVKTCRWLFETQPMDNLYEKADKVRNETEVEEVNKGDVKTCTWLFETQNLDNICDHSESESETVLKTCTVKQEDVQGKDVHHARFLFETENLENLTGEESGAFRRVTKIDVQSGDVSRMKFLFQNRSSDIMTSTSSETMQKLKTLTAEEIQKGNVVNNMWLFENQPIDTIREDTEEAKDTRTVTDVQGGNVGQGRFIFETYSLDKIQEESTETEISKLQSIIRDDIEKGDVKSYTMMFENQPLYAICDKEGHYHEVTTMTKEEIMRGDVVGARWLFETKPLDSIRDTDDVYVIKSVTEEDVQKGDVSTARWRFETQPLDEIAEDMKVLTKTVEDIQGGDVKTNKHLFETDEMSQKYVRTVSVSEIQKGDVRTASWMFETHSIDKIHGEGSEYDEMETVTKEEVMKGDVKQSVWLFEKQPLDSIKESDGTETVVTREEIPQADVKSTTWLFETTPLTKFNENSVERTEIMGKSIKETLEELYCQKMVDSQGILIETDEIGDVRMAKYRLMNQDAPEIQKEEVIRGDLNNIMMNLLNRREMTEKGIVIDQEERGNINTTVKQLFNQEKGFNVEKEEILRGDIQEAINNLLKEEGSSKRGILIQEDEKGDVRMTIYSLLNKEDGAGIEKEDIIKGNVSRTLHRLLSNPGSEESKRIRVEDTERGNVSFYSTCIESGALDYLRQLQFEPNEEQEQAQKERIIGGDIMETKMTLWKNQQQIERTVADDDIVPGDVNNTVKVFMMEPALLLENLQKEEIVKGDLRAALDSLTKTISKRVVIEKEEVVKGDLHTTLRSLEDAQNQAKEMEKPEIVRGDIRGALQSLEKSATTKTEVTVEDLVPGDIKGTLKSLEEAKQAVKEMEKEEIVKGDIHTALKGLHEASSEKKLYQHQVSEQGDVRGTIQLLLEPSTSPRMQRRGSTEGDVKTSIKCLYEGQGQDQDEEQSQMEKEEVIKGDVKGAIKNLMQRKEYSNRKVRKYPPRKAPRAHVKNPLPTQQVVDHEYSDVAKNENVTVNLAPAVKNLSQSQSSKLQDTTQKHTEMYTENKSVKSSKTLTQEEHSMTTQVQTVNIMEASQQEHGKEQTQVKEQTHVKQQSVKLKLQPPPKHMIIKKKNLTNQMTDNTSMNQMTEIKAANQMTLNQSANQMTLNQSANQMTVNKSANQMTVNKSVNHMTENKAANQMIVNKSANHMSENKASNQMTVNKSANHMTENKAANQMIVNKSANHMTENKASNQMSVNKSANHMTENKAVSDINVTKETQRETQVSDMNVTTQVKTVNMSESSQQTQVEEQAVKQKTPPAPKPIFINKKNMTNQMTDNTSTNQMKEIKAANQMTENKAAADLNVMKETQSTSQTIIVSKQTQETKTMKQLQTTVTEHKTVTQKHNVKNLNTNFRNLDMKGKGMLKKGTPEIHFPPPPTSSPPPSESEMSLPPPPSPVAGCPMSLSSRSPMFPTSRPLIMRQDSDLPPPPPPPPVECGEPDFFPSPPPPPPPSVAGQDFLPPPPSQQELNSMPHQVPTPPPGKPFKARPLFKIPKPEPPKQPILVKPKWQKKQVAPPPPPPPPQPMTVQAEHKEEGVVQEVKREISCKQEENTNTTNTQVQSDSTVSMTKIPSPIPVAKPPQEELPRPPKKVFVPPIKIPPPTEPAPVAKPKPYARKFKTPLMLAEERYRVQREEAERNKSQDTTPASSRVTSPTSPPTNMMQMMGSTNVASEQHSDAHKTEQSKVTSEVTHEQAEETHSKSKVRTASQEPPTKKALSHIPLSKPLISMVNKESNSESGNISSDKKHITIDQSSMVSSGKELASSVASRKHQAVSSGKHQSVFSGKHQAVSVSAAHSHHESNIKVQSGSNVISSSVAEQQSGMTAISQSIISTQSIVQENVNLQTQSAITSEAENAKNTNAFLTQEVKNIPSQPTKIKIPKVTPNFKVRTVKLPTEKMEEKSEVVEKDQRAVKNELHVHQTGMETISKSETRVVQESTQMATSSSAKNEVKVEMNVTQEKAEEVEKTAAAKETKLQIQMKTKAKQKGIKIPLPKEPKLVPMPVAQAPGHCHISVSHSQQSMQEQHIQKHEQVIVNARVVQQSFQKQEQQVRTPKQQVKSFQQQGEVSKMQQHQERSKAESKAVSMNIAGNETAQSMVESTAQSVEETTDSEKCVMVQKLLFNIKQLHPGKMDSNSVRTILSEVPDWLMRAEEKRDLTQVAVQQNKKKLTEIIFRVRNLAQAKLVFLEGHMAAMAKQESEPAPASSPAPPPAPHHAPPPASSPASSPAPPPAPHPAPPPASSPAKAHEKKGFGGATAKISKISIGSSRVETYKKVVEEKKISHESKKPELTEVKGPDPRVPSPMLATRTPSPTFISIESVRRTNSPLIVTPSPPPSYRSGATPTPPPPPPRTPTSRFCRATPSPTLSRSEKLAKLKDSTAKLSRGMTPPPPMPEFLMTEQASDREDSPALIEPEIHMQTQEMETGTTTPDVADMVDSMMTVRDKKFFFEEAQKAEVSRTYMRKDPIEIPERLGPDDIEEVPEVVNIDIMKEDLPRLDLSKLVNQFESPQPKLYIRKDPIIITDRLGSDTEDPEADPKTPKTDETPAFNIKAIKNAFDLGDRNALKEVREKQEERERRESESAEPTGHSKTKSVTEEFSGMDEFGTVTRGVRSETSMHSESHMTRPLPPSYADVVKGTVEEMAVPVEAATEDLLKSFHQSWAESESVFQNLGFSVSEQRTSQIVTHQQETVVTENSSSRVRTVYGVSEEGVSDGVSDRRQTQFP